A DNA window from Mya arenaria isolate MELC-2E11 chromosome 17, ASM2691426v1 contains the following coding sequences:
- the LOC128223074 gene encoding dehydrogenase/reductase SDR family member 1-like: protein MVHLAGKVCIVTGATRGIGRGIALQLAESGAKVYITGRTLEPRKGSSLGGSLRETAREAEARGGTCVPIQCDHTSEKDVERLFEIVKNDNDGQLDILVNNAYAAINAIFSSLGTSFYEFPPTLWDDTNNVGLRNHYICSVYAARLMVPRKKGLIVNVSSVGGLQYLFNVPYGIGKDACDRMAADCGAELRKHNVAFVSLWPGPVATENVIDTIQTNIESGRNDDREVPKGYADKDMLPTFKICETTEFAGKCIAGLGSDPNIMAMSGKIVTTYDLGRKYKLQDAHGHVPIDMCSLKFALQHSGHTWLASITPNFLQVPKWLMWLSANRFY, encoded by the coding sequence ATGGTTCATCTCGCTGGGAAGGTTTGCATAGTTACAGGTGCCACGCGGGGGATTGGGAGAGGAATCGCATTGCAACTGGCTGAGAGTGGCGCAAAAGTTTATATAACTGGAAGGACTTTAGAGCCGCGAAAAGGGTCTAGCCTCGGTGGTTCGCTACGGGAAACGGCACGTGAGGCTGAGGCAAGAGGAGGCACATGCGTCCCCATACAATGCGATCATACTAGCGAAAAGGATGTGGAGCGGTTGtttgaaattgtgaaaaatgataatgatggaCAATTAGATATTTTAGTCAACAATGCGTACGCGGCAATCAACGCAATATTTTCTTCGTTGGGGACCTCGTTCTATGAATTCCCACCCACTCTTTGGGACGATACCAACAATGTTGGTCTACGGAACCACTACATCTGCTCTGTCTATGCAGCTCGTTTAATGGTTCCCAGGAAGAAAGGCTTGATAGTTAATGTCTCCTCGGTCGGGGGTCTGCAATACCTTTTCAATGTTCCATACGGAATTGGGAAAGATGCGTGTGACCGGATGGCTGCGGACTGTGGAGCAGAACTGCGCAAACACAATGTGGCTTTTGTGAGTCTTTGGCCAGGACCTGTAGCCACAGAGAATGTCATCGATACGATCCAAACCAACATTGAAAGCGGACGAAATGACGATCGCGAAGTACCGAAAGGATATGCAGACAAGGATATGCTGCCAACCTTCAAAATATGCGAAACTACAGAGTTTGCAGGGAAATGCATTGCGGGGCTAGGCAGTGATCCTAATATAATGGCAATGAGCGGCAAGATAGTTACGACCTACGACCTTGGCCGGAAGTACAAGCTGCAGGATGCACATGGACACGTGCCGATCGACATGTGCTCACTAAAATTCGCTCTCCAACATTCAGGGCACACTTGGCTGGCTTCAATAACACCGAATTTCTTACAGGTTCCAAAATGGCTAATGTGGTTAAGTGCAAATAGGTTTTATTAA